The DNA window CGAACGGGGTAGCATCGCGGTGCCGGCGCCTGGACCGAGCCAGGTGCTGATCAAGGTCAGCCTGGCCTCGATCAATCCCTCCGACGTCGCCTTCATCAAGGGCCAGTACGGCCAGCCGCGCGTCAAGGGCCGTCCGGCTGGCTTCGAGGGGGTCGGCACCATCGTTGCCGGTGGCGACGAACCTTATCCGAAAAACCTCGTCGGCAAGCGCGTCGCCTTCGCCACCGGCCTCAGCAACTGGGGCTCGTGGGCGGAATACGCCGTCGCCGAGGCAGCGGCCTGCATTCCGCTGCTCGACACGGTGCGCGACGAGGACGGCGCGGCGATGATCGTCAATCCGCTCACCGCGATCGCCATGTTCGACATCGTCAAACAGGAGGGCGAAAAGGCCTTCGTCATGACCGCCGGCGCCAGCCAGCTCTGCAAGCTGATCATCGGCCTCGCCAAGGAGGAAGGCTTCCGCCCTGTCGTCACCGTGCGGCGCGACGAGCAGATCGCGCTGTTGAAGGAGATCGGCGCTACCCATGTGCTCAACGAGAAGGCGCCGGATTTCGAGGCCACGCTGCGCGAGGTGATGAAAGCCGAACAGCCGCGCATCTTCCTCGATGCTGTCACCGGGCCGCTGGCTTCCGCCATCTTCAATGCCATGCCGAAACGGGCGCGCTGGATCATCTATGGCCGGCTCGACACGGACGCCACGGTCATCCGCGAGCCCGGCCAGTTGATCTTCCAGCACAAGCATATCGAAGGCTTTTGGCTGAGCGAATGGATGCGGCAATTCAAGGAGCGGCGCGCTCCCGCGATCCTGGAAGCGCAGAAGCGTTTTTCCGACGGACGCTGGTCGACCGACGTCACGGCCGTCGTGCCGCTCGCCGAGGCAATCGCGCGGGTGCCGGCGGAGCTCGCCAAGCCCAATGGCAAGGTGTTCATTCGGCCTTGATGCCGTTCGAAGGAGTGCGGGAGCGCGAAATAGAAGGCTTTCCGAACACCTTTCCCAGCGAGGTCGTTGCAATGCCTGACCATCCGCGACGTCCCGCGAAGTTGA is part of the Mesorhizobium loti genome and encodes:
- a CDS encoding zinc-binding dehydrogenase, with the translated sequence MTIPSEMKALLLVGDGYTRTPSGSVLEAMEPYLERGSIAVPAPGPSQVLIKVSLASINPSDVAFIKGQYGQPRVKGRPAGFEGVGTIVAGGDEPYPKNLVGKRVAFATGLSNWGSWAEYAVAEAAACIPLLDTVRDEDGAAMIVNPLTAIAMFDIVKQEGEKAFVMTAGASQLCKLIIGLAKEEGFRPVVTVRRDEQIALLKEIGATHVLNEKAPDFEATLREVMKAEQPRIFLDAVTGPLASAIFNAMPKRARWIIYGRLDTDATVIREPGQLIFQHKHIEGFWLSEWMRQFKERRAPAILEAQKRFSDGRWSTDVTAVVPLAEAIARVPAELAKPNGKVFIRP